One stretch of Amycolatopsis tolypomycina DNA includes these proteins:
- a CDS encoding bifunctional riboflavin kinase/FAD synthetase has protein sequence MLRWRGLGDLPGSWGRCVVTIGVFDGVHRGHQELISRTVAAAAERGLPSVMLTFDPHPSEVLRPGSHPAQLTTLRRKAEIVESLGVDVFCVLPFTLELSRLQPEEFVHEVLVDRLHAAAVIVGDNFTFGAKAAGDVELLRALGRRFGFAAYGAELQGKELSEEDQSAITFSSTYVRSCIDAGDVVAAAEALGRPHRLEGIVVRGAGRGHDLGYPTANLSTPRFAAVPADGVYSAWFTRSADPTRRLRAAVSVGTNPTFSGRERTVEAFVLDVDEDFYGQHVAIDFVARLRDQVRFADSAGLAAQIDEDVVATRKALSDGDE, from the coding sequence GTGCTTCGGTGGCGTGGGCTGGGGGACCTTCCCGGCAGCTGGGGCCGGTGCGTGGTCACCATCGGCGTGTTCGACGGTGTCCACCGCGGACACCAGGAGCTGATCAGCCGGACGGTGGCGGCGGCGGCCGAGCGCGGCCTGCCGAGCGTGATGCTGACGTTCGACCCGCACCCGTCGGAGGTGTTGCGCCCGGGCAGCCACCCGGCGCAGCTGACGACGTTGCGGCGCAAGGCCGAGATCGTCGAGAGCCTCGGCGTCGACGTCTTCTGCGTGCTGCCGTTCACCCTCGAGCTGTCCCGGCTGCAGCCGGAGGAGTTCGTGCACGAGGTGCTGGTCGACCGGCTGCACGCGGCCGCGGTGATCGTCGGCGACAACTTCACCTTCGGCGCCAAGGCGGCCGGCGACGTCGAACTGCTGCGCGCCCTCGGCCGCCGGTTCGGCTTCGCCGCCTACGGTGCCGAGCTGCAGGGCAAGGAACTGTCCGAAGAGGACCAGTCGGCCATCACCTTCTCGAGCACCTACGTCCGGTCGTGCATCGACGCCGGTGACGTGGTCGCCGCCGCCGAGGCGCTCGGCCGCCCGCACCGGCTGGAGGGCATCGTCGTCCGCGGTGCCGGCCGCGGCCACGACCTGGGCTACCCGACGGCGAACCTGTCGACCCCGCGCTTCGCCGCCGTCCCGGCCGACGGCGTCTACAGCGCGTGGTTCACCCGTTCGGCTGACCCGACGCGCCGGTTGCGCGCCGCGGTCTCGGTGGGCACCAACCCGACCTTCTCCGGCCGCGAGCGGACCGTCGAGGCCTTCGTCCTCGACGTCGACGAGGACTTCTACGGCCAGCACGTGGCCATCGACTTCGTGGCGCGGCTGCGCGACCAGGTGCGGTTCGCCGACTCGGCCGGGCTGGCCGCGCAGATCGACGAGGACGTCGTCGCCACCCGCAAGGCGCTCTCCGACGGGGACGAATAG
- a CDS encoding helix-turn-helix domain-containing protein — protein sequence MEDHKIVQRNIALQREWYGEPLGDRVRRLVVAFDVSQAFLAEVLGISAPMLSQVMSGRRAKIGNPVVLARMIMLERKILVPEVAAGNREAMLAAMEDVRDSRPTVGRDNIPVVNEDQKVLAYLRDLAEDEDLGEAAKRLDDEFPAIADLLRRAGNGA from the coding sequence GTGGAGGACCACAAGATCGTCCAGCGGAACATCGCGTTGCAGCGCGAGTGGTACGGGGAGCCGCTCGGCGACCGCGTGCGCCGGCTCGTCGTCGCGTTCGACGTTTCGCAGGCGTTCCTGGCCGAGGTCCTCGGGATCAGCGCCCCCATGCTCAGCCAGGTGATGAGCGGGCGGCGGGCGAAGATCGGCAACCCGGTCGTGCTGGCCAGGATGATCATGCTCGAGCGCAAGATCCTGGTGCCCGAGGTCGCCGCCGGCAACCGCGAAGCGATGCTGGCCGCGATGGAGGACGTCCGCGACTCCCGCCCGACCGTCGGCCGCGACAACATCCCGGTGGTCAACGAAGACCAGAAGGTCCTCGCCTACCTGCGCGACCTGGCCGAGGACGAGGACCTCGGCGAGGCCGCCAAGCGCCTCGACGACGAGTTCCCGGCCATCGCCGACCTGCTCCGCCGGGCGGGCAACGGCGCCTGA
- the thpR gene encoding RNA 2',3'-cyclic phosphodiesterase — protein sequence MPVLFSALLPPDDVVGEITAALGDRQDGLRWEPPERWHVTLAYYGQDDVGTRAAWLGERLAGRGGVDVRLEKAATFPGVLWLTVAGPELTPLAHAAGAGAEPRPYRAHLTLARFPREEPGLAARWTSTLAGFTSRRWRATKVALMTSEREPGGPRYRVARVFELDRA from the coding sequence ATGCCGGTCCTGTTCAGTGCGCTGCTCCCGCCGGACGACGTCGTCGGGGAGATCACCGCGGCCCTGGGCGATCGGCAGGACGGCCTGCGCTGGGAGCCGCCGGAGCGCTGGCACGTCACCCTCGCCTACTACGGCCAGGACGACGTCGGGACGCGCGCCGCCTGGCTGGGCGAGCGGCTGGCCGGGCGCGGCGGCGTCGACGTCCGGCTGGAAAAGGCCGCGACGTTCCCCGGGGTGCTGTGGTTGACTGTCGCCGGACCGGAGCTGACGCCGCTCGCGCACGCCGCGGGCGCCGGCGCCGAACCGAGGCCCTACCGGGCCCACCTGACACTGGCGCGGTTCCCCCGGGAAGAACCCGGGCTCGCCGCGCGTTGGACTTCCACGCTGGCCGGTTTCACCAGCCGGCGGTGGCGCGCCACCAAGGTGGCGCTGATGACCAGCGAGCGCGAGCCGGGTGGTCCCCGCTACCGGGTGGCCCGCGTCTTCGAGCTGGACCGCGCCTGA
- the rpsO gene encoding 30S ribosomal protein S15, with protein sequence MALSTEEKKSILAEYGVHDSDTGSPEAQVALLTKRIVGLTEHLKAHKHDHHSRRGLLLLVGRRRRLLNYVMKVDIERYRALIQRLGLRR encoded by the coding sequence GTGGCGCTGTCCACCGAAGAGAAGAAGTCGATCCTGGCCGAGTACGGCGTGCACGACTCGGACACCGGATCCCCCGAGGCCCAGGTGGCGCTGCTCACCAAGCGCATCGTCGGCCTCACCGAGCACCTCAAGGCTCACAAGCACGACCACCACTCGCGTCGCGGGCTCCTGCTGCTGGTCGGCCGTCGCCGCCGGCTGCTGAACTACGTGATGAAGGTGGACATCGAGCGTTACCGTGCGCTGATCCAGCGCCTCGGCCTGCGCCGATAG